In Nocardia sputorum, a single genomic region encodes these proteins:
- a CDS encoding SDR family NAD(P)-dependent oxidoreductase, whose translation MNRARPASNGRPVAERVATRLLYPTSRPPDEALRAAVGGKIVLVTGSSHGIGKASARKLAAAGATVLLVARSGGELEQVAAEITAAGGIAHTYPTDLTDMDAVERLGRLLLDEHGHLDMVINNAGKSIRRPIDESYDRFHDFTRTIEVNYLGPVRLLLTLLPAMRARRQGHIVNVSTWGVRMPPAPRWAAYGASKSAFDVWLRSVAAEVAADGVTTTSIYLPLVHTRMSAPTDFSRVPGLTVAEAADLVCHAVTAKPREIAPWWSGPVQAWTDLTRGRAQRFMERAFRR comes from the coding sequence GTGAACCGAGCCCGGCCTGCGAGCAACGGTCGTCCGGTCGCCGAACGGGTGGCGACGCGACTGCTGTATCCCACGTCGCGTCCGCCGGACGAGGCGTTGCGCGCCGCGGTTGGCGGCAAGATCGTGCTGGTCACCGGTTCGTCGCACGGGATAGGCAAGGCCAGCGCGCGCAAGCTGGCGGCGGCGGGCGCGACCGTGCTGCTCGTGGCCCGCTCCGGCGGCGAACTCGAGCAGGTGGCCGCGGAGATCACTGCCGCGGGCGGCATCGCGCACACCTACCCCACCGATCTCACGGACATGGACGCCGTCGAACGGCTCGGCCGCCTGCTCCTCGACGAACACGGCCACCTCGACATGGTGATCAACAACGCCGGCAAATCGATCCGCCGCCCGATCGATGAGTCCTATGACCGTTTCCACGATTTCACCCGCACCATCGAGGTGAACTACCTGGGTCCGGTGCGCCTGCTGCTCACACTGCTGCCCGCGATGCGCGCGCGGCGACAGGGCCACATCGTCAACGTGTCGACCTGGGGTGTGCGCATGCCACCCGCGCCGCGCTGGGCTGCCTACGGTGCCTCCAAATCCGCCTTCGACGTCTGGCTGCGCAGCGTGGCGGCGGAGGTGGCCGCCGACGGCGTCACCACCACCTCGATCTATCTGCCGCTCGTGCACACGAGGATGAGCGCGCCCACGGACTTCAGCCGCGTCCCCGGGCTCACCGTGGCCGAGGCCGCCGACCTCGTCTGCCACGCGGTGACCGCGAAGCCGCGCGAGATCGCCCCGTGGTGGTCGGGCCCGGTGCAGGCGTGGACCGATCTGACCCGGGGCCGCGCCCAGCGATTCATGGAGCGCGCTTTCCGTCGCTGA
- a CDS encoding urease accessory protein UreF — MRAPAATDPAASGLTTLLALADSRLPIGGHVHSGGVEEAVASGVLRDVATVELYLRRRIRTSGLVAASLAAAVCAGELDPARAETEADARTPAPAARTASRAQGRGLARLAKQLWPRHDWSSLGTTPHLSTVFGMVGAAAAVPPREIAGVVVYTTLTGAATAAQRLLALDPAAIAACTIRLAGLCDRVAAEAATGLAAMSDPLQDVLAERHRQRDMPLFAS; from the coding sequence ATGCGTGCACCCGCTGCGACCGATCCGGCTGCGTCCGGCTTGACGACGCTGCTCGCGCTCGCCGACTCGCGGCTGCCCATCGGCGGGCACGTGCACTCCGGCGGTGTGGAGGAAGCCGTCGCCTCCGGCGTGCTCCGCGACGTCGCGACGGTGGAACTGTACCTGCGCCGCCGGATCCGGACGTCGGGGCTGGTGGCCGCATCGCTCGCCGCGGCGGTATGCGCGGGCGAGCTGGATCCGGCGCGGGCGGAGACAGAAGCCGACGCGCGCACGCCCGCCCCCGCGGCACGAACCGCGTCCCGGGCCCAAGGCCGCGGCCTGGCGCGGCTGGCGAAACAGCTGTGGCCCCGGCACGATTGGTCGTCACTGGGGACGACACCGCATCTGTCCACGGTCTTCGGGATGGTCGGTGCGGCCGCCGCGGTGCCGCCCCGGGAGATCGCGGGCGTGGTCGTCTACACGACGCTCACCGGGGCCGCCACCGCGGCACAGCGCTTGCTGGCCCTGGATCCCGCCGCGATCGCCGCGTGCACCATCCGCCTGGCCGGCCTGTGCGACCGCGTCGCCGCCGAGGCCGCGACCGGTCTGGCCGCGATGTCCGATCCGCTGCAGGACGTGCTCGCCGAGCGCCATCGGCAGCGGGACATGCCCCTGTTCGCGAGTTGA
- the ureG gene encoding urease accessory protein UreG, giving the protein MPPHLIDGEPHDHGHDRPKRDRTPGEALRIGIGGPVGSGKTALVAALCRQLRDELSLAVLTNDIYTTEDADFLRRHAVLPDERITAVQTGGCPHTAIRDDITANLDAIDDLVAANPPLDLILVESGGDNLTATFSSGLIDVQIFVVDVAGGDKVPRKGGPGVTFSDLLVVNKTDLAPLVGADLGVMERDAARVRGERPTVLISLTEDPAATPVLAWVREQLRVVAERDRADESAAAH; this is encoded by the coding sequence ATGCCCCCGCACCTGATCGACGGTGAGCCGCACGACCACGGTCACGATCGGCCGAAACGCGACCGCACGCCCGGGGAGGCGCTGCGCATCGGCATCGGTGGCCCGGTCGGCTCCGGGAAGACCGCGCTGGTGGCGGCGTTGTGCAGGCAGTTGCGCGACGAACTGTCGCTGGCGGTGCTGACCAACGACATCTACACCACCGAGGACGCCGACTTCCTGCGCAGGCACGCGGTCCTGCCGGACGAGCGGATTACCGCCGTGCAGACCGGCGGCTGCCCGCACACCGCCATCCGCGACGACATCACCGCCAACCTCGACGCCATCGATGATCTGGTCGCCGCCAACCCGCCGCTGGATCTGATCCTGGTCGAATCCGGCGGCGACAATCTCACCGCGACCTTCTCCTCCGGGCTGATCGACGTGCAGATCTTCGTGGTGGACGTGGCGGGCGGTGACAAGGTGCCCCGCAAAGGCGGTCCGGGCGTGACCTTCTCGGACCTGCTGGTGGTCAACAAGACCGATCTGGCGCCGCTGGTCGGCGCCGACCTCGGTGTGATGGAGCGGGACGCGGCGCGGGTGCGTGGGGAGCGGCCGACGGTGCTGATCTCGCTCACCGAGGACCCCGCGGCGACGCCGGTACTGGCCTGGGTGCGCGAGCAACTGCGCGTGGTCGCCGAGCGGGACCGCGCGGACGAATCCGCCGCCGCCCACTGA
- a CDS encoding urease accessory protein UreD, with translation MRTELRIFAHPAALPEIHACGGLSARRTGPRTVHLIGTAATPLGGDELDVVIMVAPGAELVVRSVAATLALPGPATLLSSGRWHLEVGSGGVLDFDPEPMIVAGGARHHSVTTIRLASAARLRMRERVQVGRAGEDGGQWQGDLIADVDDIPLLRHRLALGAGTPVDDVLAAPRALESELVYPDECAAATTGLTQSRLPLAAGGSLFTRTGPVLRVSGVEHAEVKS, from the coding sequence GTGCGCACCGAGTTACGAATATTCGCTCACCCGGCGGCCCTACCGGAGATCCATGCCTGCGGCGGGTTGTCGGCCCGCCGCACCGGCCCGCGAACGGTCCATCTGATCGGCACCGCCGCCACGCCCCTGGGCGGCGACGAACTCGACGTCGTGATCATGGTCGCACCCGGCGCCGAACTGGTGGTGCGCTCGGTCGCGGCGACTCTCGCGCTACCGGGCCCGGCGACGCTCCTGTCGTCCGGACGCTGGCACCTGGAGGTCGGCAGCGGGGGAGTGCTGGATTTCGATCCGGAGCCGATGATCGTCGCGGGTGGCGCGCGGCACCACTCGGTCACCACGATCCGGTTGGCCTCCGCCGCCCGGCTGCGCATGCGCGAACGTGTCCAGGTCGGCCGCGCGGGCGAGGACGGCGGCCAGTGGCAAGGAGACCTCATCGCCGACGTGGACGACATCCCGTTGCTGCGCCACCGGCTGGCGCTGGGCGCGGGCACACCGGTCGATGACGTGCTGGCCGCGCCGCGTGCCCTGGAGAGCGAACTCGTCTATCCGGACGAATGCGCGGCGGCGACTACCGGTTTGACGCAGAGCCGGTTGCCGCTGGCGGCGGGCGGCAGTTTGTTCACCCGCACCGGGCCGGTGCTGCGCGTGTCCGGCGTGGAGCACGCCGAGGTGAAGAGCTGA
- a CDS encoding NAD(P)/FAD-dependent oxidoreductase, whose amino-acid sequence MSTQTVENGRHRVVVIGSGFGGLFGTKHLKRADVDVTLISKTSTHLFQPLLYQVATGILSVGEIAPATRLVLRKQKNAQVLLGEVTDIDLTNNTVTSRLLDQDTVTPFDSLIVATGAQQSYFGNDRFATYAPGMKTIDDALELRGRILGAFEQAELATTQEERDRLLTFVIVGAGPTGVELAGQIAELSDRTLEGTFHNIDPRDARVVLIEGAGAVLGPMGPKLGGKAERRLEKMGVEIQLNAMVIDVDAFGVTVKDSDGTIRRIESACKVWSAGVQASPLGKLIADQSDGTEVDRAGRVVVEPDLTVKGHPNVFVVGDLMSVPNVPGQAQGAIQGATYAAKQIKAGLKGQAPQERKPFKYFNKGSMATISRFSAVCQVGKLEFGGFIAWLAWLALHLYYLVGYRSRIVTVIQWFVTFLGRSRGQMAATEQWVFARLALEAISNGDDEDAEQLAAALGASTNSRVAVDKAHTDAKAG is encoded by the coding sequence ATGAGCACTCAGACTGTCGAGAACGGCCGGCACCGGGTGGTGGTGATCGGCTCGGGCTTCGGCGGCCTGTTCGGCACCAAGCACCTCAAGCGCGCCGACGTCGACGTCACGCTGATCTCGAAGACCTCGACCCACCTGTTCCAGCCGCTGCTCTACCAGGTCGCCACCGGCATCCTCTCGGTCGGCGAGATCGCGCCCGCCACCCGGCTGGTGCTACGCAAGCAGAAGAACGCACAGGTGCTACTAGGCGAGGTCACCGACATCGACCTGACCAACAACACGGTGACCTCGCGCCTGCTCGACCAGGACACGGTCACCCCGTTCGACAGCCTGATCGTCGCGACCGGCGCCCAGCAGTCCTACTTCGGCAACGACCGGTTCGCCACCTACGCGCCCGGCATGAAGACCATCGATGACGCGCTCGAGCTGCGCGGCCGGATCCTCGGCGCCTTCGAGCAGGCCGAACTCGCCACCACCCAAGAGGAACGCGACCGGCTGCTGACCTTCGTCATCGTCGGCGCCGGACCGACCGGCGTGGAGCTGGCCGGGCAGATCGCCGAGCTGTCCGACCGCACGCTGGAGGGCACCTTCCACAACATCGATCCGCGCGACGCGCGGGTCGTGCTCATCGAGGGCGCGGGCGCGGTGCTCGGGCCGATGGGGCCGAAGCTGGGCGGCAAGGCCGAACGCCGGCTGGAGAAGATGGGCGTGGAGATCCAGCTCAACGCCATGGTGATCGATGTCGACGCGTTCGGCGTCACGGTGAAGGATTCCGACGGAACGATCCGCCGGATCGAGTCGGCGTGCAAGGTCTGGTCGGCGGGCGTGCAGGCCAGCCCGCTGGGCAAGCTGATCGCCGATCAGTCCGACGGCACGGAGGTCGACCGCGCGGGCCGGGTCGTGGTGGAACCGGATCTGACCGTCAAGGGCCACCCGAACGTCTTCGTGGTCGGCGATCTGATGTCGGTGCCGAACGTGCCCGGTCAGGCGCAGGGCGCCATCCAGGGCGCGACCTACGCAGCCAAGCAGATCAAGGCGGGACTGAAGGGCCAGGCGCCGCAGGAGCGCAAGCCGTTCAAGTACTTCAACAAGGGCAGCATGGCCACCATCTCGCGGTTCAGCGCCGTGTGCCAGGTGGGCAAGCTGGAGTTCGGCGGGTTCATCGCGTGGCTGGCCTGGCTGGCGCTGCACCTGTACTACCTGGTGGGCTACCGCAGCCGGATCGTCACCGTGATCCAGTGGTTCGTCACCTTCCTCGGCCGCAGCCGCGGGCAGATGGCAGCCACCGAACAGTGGGTGTTCGCCCGGCTTGCCTTGGAGGCGATCAGCAACGGCGACGACGAGGACGCCGAACAACTGGCCGCCGCGCTCGGTGCCTCCACCAACAGCCGCGTCGCCGTGGACAAGGCGCATACCGACGCCAAAGCCGGCTGA